In a genomic window of Ralstonia insidiosa:
- a CDS encoding autotransporter outer membrane beta-barrel domain-containing protein, whose amino-acid sequence MTLAIAAALSSMAPAIAAADTTVSTAITTQQFWGAGNYTVTSSGSVSSASTALMTDGTLGTLSNSGTIRGTNVGIGSYGGSIDTLNNAAGGVISAIGQAGSNGMNGGIMMPPGTPPGTPPMPMPGGPGSGGGNAFGLAASNITTLNNNGTIMGVGGTGGAGGSGVPSGVGGAGGSGTGLINSALITTLNNGGTILGQGGNGGIGGIGGIGGQGGTGFGIENQGTIVTLSNTGAINGFGGVGGGTGSVAAGYGITNGGAITTLNNAASGVIQGGVAAIVNSAAIGTLTNSGTINGSALGINGSGGTITALNNNAGGTITGGNTGIANNGTIGALTNSGTISGTGTNSVGITSYGGTISALTNNASGVISGSVTGINNFGTIQTLSNSGTILGLPSGTGQQNAGVFNGGSIGTLTNSGSISGGGVGITNQGTINSLTNNGVISGRVPGLYNTSMIGTLVNRGTISGGTVGTMPFVAGILSAGSIGAVDNSGTITGAGNAIVNGGSIGTITNSGVIAGNITNQSPQALTINGGAGSTFGTLTGFGGTIGTITSSGTNVVFGSGNLVLNDNIGAAPTNILSVGPAVAAPTGQVAVSNTGAVLQVNNAINILGTYNQSAAGTLQIGVNTGAIANGALTGDRGYGRLIVSGAVNLAAGSAVSFAQVNPYPFAAGQRYVIVDASSTGTNYNEGTLRYSIRGYNSVLTGANVTANGRSDLVVTVVSAALIPTTSPSPAPAPAPAPAPAPAPTPPATVPNAQAALTGLSQYTGISDPGLLNLYNASMALNLGSSDAANRAGKQLNPVSQGSTAQAALAPTLDVLNIISTHADSVRLAQAGGLSGVSTGEAGPAWGVWGQAFGGHAHQGQRDQVDGYSANFGGLLFGVDHAVNDAWRAGGVFSYSNAKISNTGDTDGNSTRVNSFGLMGYASYTGSPWYANLSAGAVQQHYDTTRAVNFAGFSGNADGSFSGTQYVARAEAGYPFATAVATVTPLASLTYGYLRQNGYTESGGNGAALSVGASHTTSVTSDIGVKFSRELATSYGTLVPELQVAWRHEYNNTRTQTQASFAADPTGQTSFTSLGASPVNDSAVLSAGVKLLRANNLSISARYSLQVGSGYVSHAGSLQLRQLF is encoded by the coding sequence CGAGCGCCAGCACTGCGCTGATGACCGATGGCACGCTGGGCACGCTCAGCAACAGCGGCACGATCCGCGGGACCAATGTCGGGATCGGCTCTTACGGCGGCTCGATCGATACGTTGAACAACGCAGCCGGCGGCGTCATCAGTGCGATCGGCCAGGCGGGGAGCAACGGTATGAACGGCGGCATCATGATGCCGCCTGGTACGCCGCCTGGTACGCCGCCAATGCCCATGCCCGGCGGGCCAGGGAGTGGGGGCGGAAACGCGTTTGGCCTGGCGGCAAGCAACATCACGACGCTGAACAATAACGGCACGATCATGGGCGTCGGCGGTACCGGCGGCGCTGGCGGTTCTGGCGTGCCCAGCGGTGTAGGCGGCGCAGGCGGTAGCGGCACGGGCCTGATCAACAGCGCGCTGATCACGACGCTGAACAACGGCGGCACCATCCTTGGCCAGGGCGGCAACGGCGGCATTGGCGGCATTGGCGGAATCGGCGGTCAGGGCGGCACCGGCTTCGGTATTGAGAACCAAGGGACCATCGTCACGCTCAGCAACACCGGCGCCATCAATGGGTTTGGTGGCGTTGGCGGGGGTACGGGCAGCGTCGCTGCAGGCTATGGCATCACTAACGGAGGTGCGATCACTACGCTGAACAACGCAGCGAGTGGCGTCATCCAAGGTGGTGTGGCGGCCATCGTCAACAGTGCCGCGATCGGTACGTTGACGAACAGCGGCACCATCAACGGCAGTGCGTTGGGGATCAATGGTTCCGGCGGCACGATTACCGCGTTGAACAACAACGCTGGCGGTACCATCACTGGCGGCAATACCGGCATTGCCAACAACGGCACCATCGGTGCGCTGACCAACAGCGGGACCATTAGTGGTACTGGTACCAACTCCGTTGGCATCACAAGCTACGGCGGTACGATCAGCGCGTTGACCAACAACGCGAGCGGCGTCATTAGCGGTAGCGTCACAGGTATCAACAACTTCGGCACGATCCAGACGCTGAGCAACAGCGGCACCATTCTTGGCCTCCCCTCGGGTACCGGTCAGCAGAATGCCGGCGTTTTCAACGGCGGCTCGATCGGCACGCTCACCAATAGCGGCAGCATTAGCGGCGGCGGCGTTGGTATCACCAACCAAGGAACGATCAACTCGCTGACCAACAACGGTGTGATCAGCGGTCGCGTGCCAGGGCTTTACAACACCAGCATGATCGGCACGCTGGTCAACCGCGGAACGATCAGCGGTGGCACCGTGGGCACCATGCCATTTGTCGCCGGCATTCTCAGCGCCGGGTCGATCGGCGCGGTGGATAACAGCGGCACCATCACGGGCGCTGGCAATGCCATCGTCAACGGCGGGTCGATTGGCACGATCACCAACTCAGGCGTGATCGCCGGCAATATTACGAACCAGAGCCCTCAAGCCCTGACCATCAATGGTGGAGCGGGCTCGACATTCGGCACGCTGACCGGCTTTGGCGGAACGATCGGCACGATCACCAGCTCTGGCACGAACGTTGTATTCGGCTCGGGCAACCTGGTGTTGAACGACAACATTGGTGCCGCGCCCACCAACATACTCAGCGTTGGCCCAGCCGTGGCCGCTCCCACCGGTCAGGTGGCCGTGAGCAACACGGGCGCAGTCCTGCAGGTCAACAACGCGATCAACATTCTTGGCACCTACAACCAGAGCGCGGCCGGTACGCTGCAGATCGGCGTGAACACCGGTGCGATCGCCAACGGCGCCCTCACGGGCGACCGCGGCTATGGCCGACTGATTGTCTCGGGCGCGGTGAACCTTGCCGCGGGCTCGGCCGTTTCGTTTGCGCAGGTCAACCCGTATCCGTTTGCGGCTGGCCAGCGTTACGTGATCGTCGATGCGTCGAGCACCGGCACCAACTACAACGAAGGCACGCTCCGGTATTCGATCCGCGGTTACAACAGTGTCCTGACCGGTGCGAACGTCACGGCCAATGGCCGTAGCGACCTGGTGGTGACCGTGGTCAGCGCAGCTCTGATCCCGACCACGAGCCCTTCGCCGGCACCTGCCCCGGCACCGGCTCCCGCGCCTGCCCCGGCTCCCACCCCGCCGGCGACCGTGCCGAACGCCCAAGCGGCGCTCACAGGCCTGTCCCAGTACACGGGCATCAGCGATCCGGGCCTGCTGAACCTGTACAACGCCTCGATGGCGCTGAACCTGGGCAGCAGCGACGCGGCCAACCGCGCCGGCAAGCAACTGAACCCGGTGTCGCAGGGCTCGACCGCCCAGGCTGCACTGGCACCGACGCTGGATGTGCTCAACATCATCTCCACGCATGCGGACAGCGTGCGCCTTGCCCAGGCCGGTGGCCTGAGCGGTGTCTCGACCGGTGAAGCCGGTCCGGCATGGGGCGTGTGGGGTCAGGCATTCGGCGGCCACGCACACCAGGGCCAACGTGATCAGGTGGATGGCTACAGCGCCAACTTCGGCGGCCTGCTGTTCGGCGTCGATCACGCGGTCAACGACGCGTGGCGTGCGGGCGGTGTGTTCAGCTACAGCAACGCCAAGATCAGCAACACGGGCGACACCGACGGCAACTCGACGCGTGTGAACTCGTTCGGCCTGATGGGCTACGCCAGCTACACGGGCAGCCCGTGGTACGCAAACCTGTCGGCGGGTGCCGTGCAGCAGCACTACGACACCACCCGCGCCGTCAACTTTGCCGGCTTCTCGGGCAATGCCGACGGTAGCTTCAGCGGCACGCAGTATGTGGCCCGCGCGGAAGCCGGCTATCCGTTTGCGACCGCCGTTGCCACGGTCACGCCGCTGGCCAGCCTGACGTATGGCTACCTGCGTCAGAACGGCTACACCGAATCGGGCGGCAATGGTGCAGCGCTGTCGGTGGGTGCGTCGCACACGACGTCGGTCACCAGCGACATCGGCGTGAAGTTCTCGCGTGAGCTGGCAACCTCGTACGGCACGCTCGTGCCGGAACTGCAGGTGGCATGGCGTCATGAGTACAACAACACGCGTACGCAGACGCAAGCCAGCTTCGCGGCAGACCCGACGGGTCAGACCAGCTTCACGTCGCTGGGTGCCAGCCCGGTGAACGACTCGGCGGTGCTCTCGGCCGGCGTCAAGCTGCTGCGGGCAAACAACCTGAGCATCAGCGCGCGTTACTCGCTGCAAGTGGGTAGTGGGTATGTATCGCATGCCGGCAGCCTGCAACTGCGCCAGCTGTTCTAA
- a CDS encoding tetratricopeptide repeat-containing sulfotransferase family protein, with translation MSSALNSDPISIPEALNRAYAHWNAGQAAEAEIYCQRVLAAWPGQADALHLLGLMAHAYGNLDLAIAHVRQACMAPRAPAIYSSNLAEMYRQRGMLAEGQEAAERAVALDSSLVPGWSNLGILLQEAGKLEQSLACLERVVALTPDAPEAHNNLANTYRRLDRLGQAEQHYRQALALNPHYAEAHSNLAFLLTAHGQYDQAAAEARLAIELSPHLIDAYLNLADAEATRHRHAAALQALDALQSFAPQHPAGLVARATALKQLERLDAALACAQQAVTLAPRSAEAHHALAQVLQGLGQTDQALAHFEQAATLPGTVAEEALVGCAMLLMESGQKEAARAAFDRALSMFPGSVRVLTARAEAKTFQAGDSDVDAIEAWLASEAPKPLSERITAHFALGKAYLDLQDAPRAFAHLHTANQQKRSTFGYDAKATRQWMQRIAEVFTAERMAHLAGAGAQSDLPVFIVGMPRSGTTLIEQILSSHSQVTGAGELSTLRLVVEGAGPFPDIGQALTAAGAQHLGRAYLDRIEPLAQGRQRLIDKMPGNFMYAGLIPLILPGARIIHCRRNPVDTCLSCYTKQFGGEQPFSYDLAELGEFYTDYQKLMAHWAQVLPADRFIEVDYEHVVDDLEGEARRLVSFLGLPWEDACLQFHANDRVVRTASVNQVRQPIYTTSKGRWQKHASHLGPLLAALGISAP, from the coding sequence ATGTCGAGCGCGCTCAATTCCGACCCAATCAGCATTCCCGAAGCGCTCAACCGTGCGTATGCACACTGGAACGCAGGCCAGGCAGCCGAAGCCGAAATCTATTGCCAGCGTGTGCTGGCCGCGTGGCCGGGGCAGGCCGATGCCTTGCACCTGCTCGGGCTCATGGCGCATGCCTATGGCAACCTGGATCTGGCCATTGCGCACGTGCGTCAGGCTTGCATGGCCCCACGCGCACCCGCCATCTATTCCAGCAACCTGGCGGAGATGTATCGCCAGAGGGGCATGCTGGCCGAGGGTCAGGAAGCGGCCGAGCGTGCGGTGGCGTTGGACTCATCGCTGGTTCCGGGCTGGAGCAATCTCGGCATCCTGCTGCAGGAAGCGGGCAAGCTTGAGCAAAGCCTCGCATGCCTGGAACGGGTGGTGGCGCTCACGCCCGATGCACCGGAAGCGCACAACAATCTGGCCAATACGTACAGGCGTCTGGACAGGCTAGGCCAGGCCGAGCAGCACTACCGCCAGGCGTTGGCGCTGAATCCGCACTATGCCGAGGCGCACAGCAATCTCGCTTTCCTGCTGACTGCGCACGGGCAGTACGACCAGGCCGCCGCAGAGGCGCGCCTGGCCATCGAACTCAGCCCGCATCTGATTGATGCCTACCTGAACCTGGCCGATGCGGAGGCGACGCGCCATCGGCATGCCGCGGCGCTGCAGGCGTTGGATGCGTTGCAGTCGTTTGCACCACAGCATCCCGCCGGACTCGTCGCCCGGGCGACGGCGTTGAAGCAACTGGAGCGCCTGGACGCTGCGCTCGCGTGCGCACAGCAGGCCGTGACCCTGGCGCCGCGCAGTGCCGAAGCCCATCACGCGCTGGCGCAGGTGCTGCAGGGGCTGGGTCAAACCGACCAGGCGCTCGCGCATTTCGAGCAGGCTGCAACGTTGCCCGGCACAGTGGCGGAAGAGGCATTGGTCGGGTGCGCCATGCTCCTGATGGAGTCAGGCCAGAAAGAGGCCGCTCGGGCGGCGTTCGATCGGGCGCTGTCGATGTTCCCCGGTTCTGTACGGGTGCTGACGGCGCGCGCCGAAGCCAAGACATTCCAGGCTGGTGATTCGGATGTCGACGCCATCGAGGCCTGGCTCGCCAGCGAGGCACCGAAGCCATTGAGCGAACGCATCACAGCGCATTTCGCGCTTGGCAAGGCCTACCTCGACCTGCAGGATGCGCCGCGCGCCTTCGCGCACCTGCATACCGCAAACCAGCAGAAGCGCTCGACGTTCGGTTACGACGCCAAGGCGACCCGGCAATGGATGCAGCGCATCGCTGAAGTCTTCACTGCCGAGCGGATGGCGCACTTGGCGGGCGCCGGCGCGCAGTCTGATCTGCCGGTCTTCATCGTCGGGATGCCGCGCTCGGGCACTACGCTGATCGAGCAAATTCTGTCGTCGCACTCGCAGGTCACGGGCGCGGGCGAGCTTTCGACGCTGCGTCTGGTGGTGGAGGGTGCCGGGCCGTTCCCCGATATTGGGCAGGCGTTGACGGCAGCGGGCGCGCAACACCTGGGCCGCGCCTACCTGGACCGTATCGAACCGCTGGCACAAGGTCGGCAACGCCTGATCGACAAGATGCCGGGCAATTTCATGTATGCGGGGTTGATTCCGCTGATCCTGCCCGGTGCGCGCATCATCCATTGCCGGCGTAATCCGGTGGATACGTGCCTGTCGTGCTACACCAAGCAATTCGGCGGTGAGCAGCCGTTCTCCTACGATCTGGCGGAGCTTGGCGAGTTCTATACCGACTATCAGAAGCTGATGGCCCACTGGGCCCAAGTCCTGCCGGCCGATCGCTTCATCGAAGTGGACTATGAGCACGTGGTGGATGACTTGGAGGGCGAGGCGCGGCGCCTGGTCAGCTTCCTCGGCCTGCCCTGGGAAGACGCCTGCCTGCAGTTCCACGCAAACGACCGCGTGGTGCGCACCGCCAGCGTCAACCAGGTACGCCAGCCGATCTACACCACGTCCAAGGGGCGCTGGCAGAAGCACGCAAGCCACCTCGGCCCGCTGCTCGCTGCACTCGGGATCAGCGCGCCATGA